GAAGAGGTTGTGGATAGCTGTCCCGTCGGAGCCATAGGCAATGATGGAGATGTCTGATAGTAAAAATTAATGCCAATTTCGATTCTATGTTGGGATTCTGTATCTGTGGATGGGTTTTGGCTTACTTGTTTATTTGATTGTGTTTCTTTCCCTAGGGACGACAGGTCTAGCCAGTCCAATGGTGACAGTCAGTGGGAAAGCAGGAGTTATATATACAACCAACCTGTTTTGTGATGAAAAAGGTACCATCTCTGATAAAAAGGCCTATGTAACACCAAAGATTTCCGTATCCAGCGGTGATATGAATTCCACCGTAGTGACTTCGACATCATTAAAACTGGACGCGTATAGATACGCCAAAATGCACGGTCTAGATGACCTGAATATAGCATCTAGATCGAAACTTGAGGTATTTCTACCATCGAATAACCTAAAATCGAAATTTTCCTATGTCCAGGCAGACACAAACAAACCAGGATTAAATGTGAAAGGCCAGCTGGTTAGCCTGGATACATTCGATACCTATTTCACCTCCGAGCATGAACTTACCGATAAACTGACATTGTCCACCTTGGCCGAGCTTGAAAAGATCCATCTGACGAAAAAGTACAATAATCTCTATGATAGTCAAACCACGTACCTTGAAACCAGCCTTAGCCATGCATTTTCAGACAAAATTAAATTAGGACCACTGGTAAAAACTTCCTACACAAAGAATAAAAGGCCAAAAAAATTTTCCAGCCAGACCATTGCAATCACTTCAAAATATGACCCCAGCTTCAGACTAGAATTAAATGGCTACATTGGACTACAATTCTACAACAGTGACAATAATCAGACTAAAAATTCATTTGCATTTAAAGGTTCCATAGAGTACATTCTTTCGTTTCCGTCAAAAATTATTGCCGAGTTCAAGCAAAAGATGGCTAGCAGCCTTGAAGGCAGCCTACTGCAGAAAACCGTCGCCGAGCTAAAGCTCTTTCTATTAGTATATAGAATGATAGCTGTTGGTATATCTGGCACAGCCCAATATCATAACTACAACAGCTACAAAAGGCATGACAGGGTTGTAAAATTTGGAATAGACTTTCGGGCCTATTTTGGAGAGAATAGATACATCGATATGGTGTCCTATCAATTTATCCAGAATCATTCCGATGTTATTGGAAAATCCTATGTGACCCATATGGTTGGTGTTGGTATAACCTGTGACTTTTAATGCTCAAATATTATGAAGTGGAATATAGATATTTTGGCTAGCTTAGCCATAATGATTATGAGTTGTGCATCTTTTGCATCAAAATCCGAACAACTGAATAAACTGGTACCTCTGGACGAGATATCTATTTCTATTTTTGGAAACCCGGATCTTGAAACCAAAACAATGATATCAGAAAATGGCGAAATATCATTGCCATTAATTGGAAGCATCAAGATTTCTGGACTGACCCAGGATGAAGCGCAAAATATCCTGGAAACTAAATATAGCAATGGCTACCTGAAATCTCCTTGGGTTTCTATCAATATAACAAAGCGAGCGATAAAATATGTAACCGTACTTGGCCATGTTCAAAAACAAGGCGTAGTTGAATTCGAGGCCCATCGCGGCCTTACTCTGACCGAGGCCATTGGTAAAGCCAACGGCCCCACACTAAAAGCTGACATTTCAAAGGTCACTTTGACCTCCACCGATGGTAGCGGTAAAATCAAATCAACCCAAATTGATCTGAAAATGATTATCCAGGGAAAAGCCGAAGACATTCAGCTAAAGGATGGCGACCTGATCTATGTCAAAGAATCCATGTTCTGATCTATATCTATATGGCTATAAAGAAGTAACAACTTACGATGCTTTGGATAATTTTACGTAAAAATTCACCAACAAGACAATAATTTATTGCATATAGATCTATTATGTAAATCATGTCATTTGGAGGTTTAATATGAATAAAAATAAAATAAATAAATGTAGTTTAGCTATCATGTTGGTATCAATGGCTTGCTTTGATGCTGGCAGATGTTATGCCGTACAAGGCTCAGACTCAGATAGCGATGAGGAGTTTGTTGTTGAGGTATCAAATGATGACAATAATATGCAAGGGGAAGATTACTTAGATTTGTGCCCAAATCTTTCTACTGCTATCAAAATAATCACACAGAAATATTATAGAGGCGAAATCACACGTAGAGATTGTTTAAAAAAATACAAGGAAGCTTGTAAGTTATTTGGTTCCGAGTATACATCGTCATTTCGTAAAAATTTAGAGGACTGGTGCCTTAAGTCTAATCGTAAAAATTTAGATTGCTGGGACCTTAGGTCTAATGAGATTGTAAAAGATATTGAGCTTGGTGTAGAGCTTGGTGATATTTTATATTCAATTAGGTATAGGCTCGACCGAAGTGTAGCCGTTGCCAAGAGTAGTGATGAGTATCGTAAAGGATTCATACCTGAGATACTGGAAGCTAAATACCTAATGAGTCGTAAAATTAAAGAAAAAGTGAAAAAATATACCGAAAGCATTGTTGGACTACGTTACGTCCCAAATAATAGCGATAGATTGGCATCACTAAATAACTTAAATAAGAATATAAATGCGTGTCTCTCAGAATGGAAAAACATAAGCAAGTATATCTATGACAGCATTATACCGCTAATAAAAGCCCCTGAGAATTTTGATGAAGAAACTAAGAAGAAGTATCAAATTTCAGAAATGCGTTATGGTTATTTGAAGCCCTATATTGAAGATGTACAAAGAGGAAATGAGTCTCTTGATTCTGATATTGCTAAGGAAATTTTAGATCTTTATAAAAATACAAAGGATAATGGTTTTGATAATGAAAAAAAGATAAAAGAATTAGTGAAAGCGGTTAGAAGTATTATTCTTAATGCTAATAATCCTGAGTTGACCGAAATATTGGATGGATATAATATTGATGAAAATCTGTAATCAATATAATATACAACCATGAGTTTTGGAAGTGTTGGTAGTGGTTCCATTCCGGATGGGATATATGTTAATGGTATACTCGTGGATCCAACAGCGATCCCCGAGGTTACCACTAACGTCAAAAAGAAAAAAGTTTCCGGCGATGCTCAGATTGGTGGTCAGGTGCTAAAAATCGTAGGACCTGAGGGAGTAGGAATCACCAGCGCGCCTGGTGAAGTGGCTGGATATTACCCTACCCTCACCGCTGACCCGACTTTCACCACCGAAGATGGCAAATGGGCAAAGGTGTTACAAAGCTTTGAGCAGGATACCAGTATGCGTATTGGGAACAGTGCAATCACAGCCAATGCAGAAGAATATAACGCCATGTTAAATGGCCTCGATGCCTCTTCAAACATAGCACCAAGTTCACGCACAGCCGCTAGTATTGGTACCCTTGCGGCCCAGGTAGCCATTCTAATGACAAAGAACGCTTCTTTGCAAAAATCCATCGAGCGTGAAATGAAAGCCGAAATGACTCAGCTGCAATATCAGATAGGAATGGATGTGGCCCAAAAAATAAGAGAAAAAGGTGAATTGGAGTTCAACCAAAAGATGGTCGAGGCTTTCAGTGGTATCGTTGAAACTGCCGCCGGAATGATTGCTCAACAAATCGGCCGAAAGATATCTGAACATAATTTGCAAAAATATGACGAAGGTGTTGCACAAATTGACACCACTGCACCCACATCCACACCCAGCGCAAAAGCTGCCGAAACAAGATCAGAACAGGCAGCCGACGAAAATTTTAATCGTGACCAATTTAATGCAAAGCAAGAAATCATAGATCAAAAAATTCAAAACGAGGAAATCATCAATAAAGATGCCAAGACCCTAAGTGGCCCAGCGAATCTAGAACAAAATCAAAGAATGGCCATACCACTTACCGAAGCGGAGAAACAACAGGTTAATATGGAGGCTAGCCTGGCCGGCGATCTAGGTAAAGCCATAGCCGGCTTTGCCATGAAAACAGTTTCCGCACATCTGGGTCTGCAAATCTCCAATAAAGAAGCCGATATCCGTGGTATGGAAGCGCTTAATCAATTGGTTGGAAATATCATACAGAATACCGAAAGTAGCATACGCTCCGCTGACCAAGCTACACAGGCGGCCATGCAATTATTCCAGCAAATCTGCCAGACCCGTCATGAAGCTTTCCAAAGTGTGGTAAGGTAATTATATTCATAAAAGGCCACAATCGTAAATGGAAAAATCACCTAAGTCTTCTTCTTCTTTTTTAATGTCAACGTTGTTGACTCCTTCTCCAGTACCTGGTGGTGTTTCCATCGAACCAGATTTCCTTACTGTTCTGATTTTGATTTCTATTGCATTACATAGATCAGTGGATGGGTTACCAACCTCTTTAGCTATTTTGTATGCATTTTCAAAGAGATCAACATTTTCCTCGGTTACTCCTTCGCATTCCGGTGTAGAGAGCTTTTCAAGAATCTTTAACCAGGGCAGATATACATCACCATGTACTTTACACCAAACCTCATATACAGTAGAGCATTCAAATATATAACACAACATATTAGTCAGCCTACACTTCAATTCTTCTTGACTATTATATAAATTGCCCACATTGTTGTACGACCAGTCTGACATGGCTATAATCTTGCTGCTATCAGGGTTAAGGATGTAGGTAAACCCTAGAAATTTTGGCACTTGACAGAAAAGATTTTTCAGGTTGTAAAAGAATAAAGTGGGAATATCCACGTATTCACCACAACAGATGTTAAAAGCGCTATTATACGTGTTGTTACCAGGACAAAACCAATTTGTGTTTTTGTCGTCTTCAATAAAACTAAAGCTATTGTCACGACAAATTTTACAGAAATTATGCCAAGTTATATAATTACCGTCACAATCAATCCATGATTTGTCTCTTGCATCTTTTAACCAATCTTGCCAAGGGTCAGCACTCAAAAAATTAAACACTGACATGGCCATAAACAACAATATACATTTTCTACTATTATTACACATGTCGTTGATTTTGATAGAGTTATATTTTTTTACAATATTTGTTTAATCAATTGGTTGGAAATATCATACAGAATACCGAAAGCAGCATACGCTCCGCTGACCAAGCTACACAGGCGGCCATGCAATTATTCCAGCAAATCTGCCAGACCCGTCATGAAAATTTCCAATGTGCGATAAAATAATTATGCCTACGAAGCATGTCAGCGTTGTAAGGGTTTCCTCCAGTATCTGGTGGTGTTTCCATCGGATCAGGTTTCCTTACTGTTGCGATTTTTTCTTCTATTGCTCTGCATAGATCAGTGTTCATGTGACAAACCCTTTTGGCTATTTTGTATGAGTTTTCAAAGAGATTAACATTTTCCTTGGTCACTACTTCGCATTCCTGCGAAGAGAGCTTTTCAAAAACCTTTAACCAGGGCCAATATACATACCCATATACTCTCCTCCAAACCTCAAATACACTAGAGCAATCAAATATATAACACAACGCACTGGCCATCTTATCTTTCATTTCTCCTTCATATAAACTGCCCACATCGTCAGACATCCAGTCTAACATGTTTATAGTCGAGTGATTACCATCGTTGAATTCATAGGGATATTTTAAAATATTTTGCATATGACAGAAAAGATCTTCCAGTTTGATAAATAATAAAGTGTTAATATCCCCGTATTCATCACAACAAAACCAATTTGTGTTTTTGTCGTCTTTAATAAAATGAAAGCTATTGGCATGACAAATTCTACAGACATAGGCCCAATTTATATAATTACCGTTACAATCAACCCATGATTTGGCTCTTATATCTTCTAACCAATCTTGCCAAGGGTCAGCACTAAAAAAATTAAACACTGACATGGCAAATTTGTCTCTTATATCTTTTAACCAATCTTGCCAAGGATCAGCACTCAAAAAATTAAACACTGACATAGCAATAAACAACAA
Above is a genomic segment from Puniceicoccales bacterium containing:
- a CDS encoding polysaccharide export protein produces the protein MKWNIDILASLAIMIMSCASFASKSEQLNKLVPLDEISISIFGNPDLETKTMISENGEISLPLIGSIKISGLTQDEAQNILETKYSNGYLKSPWVSINITKRAIKYVTVLGHVQKQGVVEFEAHRGLTLTEAIGKANGPTLKADISKVTLTSTDGSGKIKSTQIDLKMIIQGKAEDIQLKDGDLIYVKESMF